ACGTTCGCGGACGCCCCTGCAGCCCTGCGCTCCCTCCTCGAGGAGCATCAGCCCGATCTCGTGATCGCGACCGGTCTGGCCGGCGACCGCTCCGCGGTCACACCCGAGCGCGTCGCCGTGAACCTCGTCGACGCGCGGATCCCCGACAACGCGGACCGGCGGCCGATCGACGAGCCGGTGCTGCGCGGCGGCCCGGCGGCCTACTTCTCGACCCTGCCGGTGAAGGCGATCGCGCGGGACATCCGCACGGCCGGCATCCCCGCCGAGCTGTCGCATTCGGCGGGGAGCTTCGTGTGCAACCAGGTCTTCTACGCGGCGATGGCCGCGACCGCCGCGACGCCGGAGGTGCGCGCCGGATTCGTGCACGTGCCGTGGTCGAGCGAGCACGCGCCCGGCGGCGCGCCGTCCCTTCCTCTGGATGCGATCGTCATGGCGATCGAGATCGCGCTGCTCACCAGCATCCGCTCGACGCACCATGCGCGGATCGCGGGCGGAACGATCTCCTGACGGCGCGGGTCAGCGGAACAGCCCGCTGTACGCGTTGAGTGCGAGCTGACCGCCGAGGTGCGCGTACAGGACGTTGCTCGTCGCGGGGATCTCTCTGGAGGTCACCAGATCGATGAGGCCGGCCAGTGACTTGCCCTCGTAGACGGGGTCGGTGATCATCGCCTCGAGTGAGCCGCCCAGGCGGATCGCATCGAGCGTGGATTCGACCGGGATGCCGTACAGGTCGCCCGCCCAGCCCTCGAGGATCGTGATCTCGTCCTCGCGCAGGTCGCGCCCGAGGCCGATCAGCTCGGCGGTGTTGCGGGCGATGCGCTCGACCTGGGCGCGGGTCTTGTCGATCGTCGCCGATGCGTCGATGCCGATGACCCGGCGGGGGCGGTCCTGGCCGGCGAAGCCGGCGATCATGCCGGCGTGCGTCGAGCCGGTGACGGTGCAGACGATGATCGTGTCGAAGAAGACGCCGAGCTCGCGCTCCTGCTGCTGCACCTCGTACGTCCAGTTGGCGAAGCCGAGTCCGCCCAGGCGGTGATCGGAGGCACCGGCCGGGATGGCGTAGGGCGTGCCGCCGTCCGCGATCACCTCGTCGATCGCCTGCTGCCAGCTGGAGCGGATGCCGATGTCGAAGCCCGCGGAGTCGAGGGTGACCTTCGCACCCATGATCCGCGAGAGCTGGATGTTGCCCACTCGGTCGCTCAGCGGGTCCGGCCATTCGACCCAGTTCTCCTGGACGAGGCGTGCCTTGAGCCCCAGCTTCGCCGCGACCGCAGCGACCTGACGGGTGTGGTTGGACTGGTATCCGCCGATCGAGACGAGGGTGTCGGCGCCCTGGGCGAGCGCCTCCGGGATGAGGTACTCGAGCTTGCGGGTCTTGTTGCCGCCGAAGGCGAGACCGCTGTTCACGTCTTCGCGCTTGGCCCAGATCTGCGCGCCGCCGAGGTGCTGCGTCAGACGCGGCAGGTGGTGGATCGGGCTCGGTCCGAAGGTGAGCGGGTAGCGCTCGAAGTCGGTGATCGGCATGGAGGTTCCTTCATCGTCGCGGCTGCGGGTTCGCCGTCACGCTATCTCAATATTTTGGATATTGCATTTCGCGCTGAGCCGAGCGCAGTACGCGTCCCCGCCGAGGCACGTGCGTCGGAGGATGTGACGAACGTCGGATGATTCGCTCGGAATCCTCCTACGCACGCGAAATCCTCCGAACATCGGAGGCGTTCACGCCACAGCGGAGCGTCGCGGGGGCGACGCGACGCCGGCGCGAGGCGTGACGGATGCCGCCGCTGGACGCATGTCAGCGCGAGGCGAGCGGATGCCGCGCCCGGCGCGC
This portion of the Microbacterium pygmaeum genome encodes:
- a CDS encoding 1-aminocyclopropane-1-carboxylate deaminase; amino-acid sequence: MPITDFERYPLTFGPSPIHHLPRLTQHLGGAQIWAKREDVNSGLAFGGNKTRKLEYLIPEALAQGADTLVSIGGYQSNHTRQVAAVAAKLGLKARLVQENWVEWPDPLSDRVGNIQLSRIMGAKVTLDSAGFDIGIRSSWQQAIDEVIADGGTPYAIPAGASDHRLGGLGFANWTYEVQQQERELGVFFDTIIVCTVTGSTHAGMIAGFAGQDRPRRVIGIDASATIDKTRAQVERIARNTAELIGLGRDLREDEITILEGWAGDLYGIPVESTLDAIRLGGSLEAMITDPVYEGKSLAGLIDLVTSREIPATSNVLYAHLGGQLALNAYSGLFR
- the pcp gene encoding pyroglutamyl-peptidase I, with protein sequence MTRALLTGFEPFGTDAVNPSGLAVRRVAARWRGPGELITAVLPVTFADAPAALRSLLEEHQPDLVIATGLAGDRSAVTPERVAVNLVDARIPDNADRRPIDEPVLRGGPAAYFSTLPVKAIARDIRTAGIPAELSHSAGSFVCNQVFYAAMAATAATPEVRAGFVHVPWSSEHAPGGAPSLPLDAIVMAIEIALLTSIRSTHHARIAGGTIS